The Meriones unguiculatus strain TT.TT164.6M chromosome 1, Bangor_MerUng_6.1, whole genome shotgun sequence genome has a segment encoding these proteins:
- the Cntf gene encoding ciliary neurotrophic factor produces MAFAEQSPLTLHRRDLCSRSIWLARKIRSDLTALMESYVKHQGLNKNINLDSVDGVPVASTERWSEMTEAERLKENLQAYRMFHGMLTRLLEDQRMHFTPTEGDFHQAIHTLQLQVSAFAYQLEELMVLLEHKIPENEADGMPVAAGNGGLFEKKLWGLKVLQELSQWTVRSIHDLRVISSHQMGISTHEGHYGAKDKQI; encoded by the exons ATGGCTTTCGCAGAGCAGTCACCTCTGACCCTTCACCGCCGGGACCTCTGTAGCCGCTCTATCTGGCTAGCAAGGAAGATTCGTTCAGACCTGACTGCCctaatggaatcttat GTGAAGCATCAGGGcttgaataaaaatattaacctGGACTCTGTGGATGGTGTACCAGTGGCAAGCACTGAACGCTGGAGTGAGATGACTGAGGCAGAGCGACTCAAAGAGAACCTCCAGGCTTACCGTATGTTCCATGGGATGCTAACCAGGCTTTTAGAAGACCAGAGGATGCATTTCACCCCAACTGAAGGTGACTTCCATCAGGCAATACATACTCTTCAGCTCCAAGTGTCTGCCTTTGCCTACCAGCTAGAGGAGTTAATGGTGCTTCTGGAACATAAGATCCCAGAAAATGAAGCTGATGGGATGCCTGTAGCTGCTGGAAATGGTGGCCTCTTTGAGAAGAAGCTGTGGGGCTTGAAGGTCCTTCAAGAGCTTTCACAGTGGACCGTGAGGTCTATCCATGACCTCCGTGTCATTTCTTCTCATCAGATGGGAATCTCAACACATGAGGGCCATTATGGGGCCAAGGACAAGCAAATATAG
- the Zfp91 gene encoding E3 ubiquitin-protein ligase ZFP91 isoform X2, whose product MPGETEEPRSPEQQDQEGGQSAAADAASDEPRPGVAAAAAAAAVAAAPAGTASSRVLRGGRDRGRAAAAAAAAVSRRRKAEYPRRRRSSPSHRPPDALGQQPAAAKPPSPAQGKKSPRLQCVEKITTDKDPKEEKEDDSVLPQEVSITTTRPSRGWRSSSRTSISRLRDTENTRSSRSKTGSLQLVCKSEPITDQLDYDVPEEHQSPGGISDEEEEEEEEMLISEEEIPFKDDPRDETYKPHLERETPKPRRKSGKVKEEKEKKEIKVEVEVEVKEENEIREDEEPPRKRGRRRKDDKSPRLPKRRKKPPIQYVRCEMEGCGTVLAHPRYLQHHIKYQHLLKKKYVCPHPSCGRLFRLQKQLLRHAKHHTDQRDYICEYCARAFKSSHNLAVHRMIHTGEKPLQCEICGFTCRQKASLNWHMKKHDADSFYQFSCNICGKKFEKKDSVVAHKAKSHPEVLIAEALAANAGALITSTDILGTNPEPLTQPADAQGLPLLPEPLGNSTSGECLLLEAEGMSKSYCSGTERVSLMADGKIFVGSGSSGGTEGLVMNSDILGATTEVLIEDTDSTGP is encoded by the exons ATGCCGGGGGAGACGGAGGAGCCGCGATCCCCGGAGCAGCAGGACCAGGAAGGGGGCCAGTCAGCGGCGGCCGACGCGGCTTCGGACGAGCCCCGGCCCGgcgtggcggcggcggcggctgcggcggcggtggcggcggcgccTGCGGGGACCGCGAGCAGCCGCGTGCTGAGGGGAGGTCGGGACCGAGGCCGGGCCGctgcggccgccgccgccgctgtgTCCCGCCGGAGGAAGGCCGAGTACCCCCGCCGGCGCAGGAGCAGCCCCAGCCACAGGCCTCCCGACGCCCTCGGGCAGCAGCCCGCGGCCGCGAAGCCCCCGTCTCCTGCTCAGGGCAAGAAGAGTCCGCGACTCCA GTGTGTAGAAAAAATAACAACTGATAAAG ATcccaaggaagaaaaagaagatgattCTGTCCTCCCTCAGGAAGTTTCCATTACTACAACTAGACCTAGCCGGGGCTGGCGCAGTAGTAGCAGGACATCTATCTCTCGCCTTCGAGACACTGAGAACACTCGGAGCTCCAGGTCCAAGACTGGCTCGTTGCAACTCGTCTGCAAGTCAGAACCAATTACAGATCAACTTGATTATG ACGTTCCAGAAGAACATCAGTCTCCCGGTGGCATTAG tgatgaggaagaggaggaggaagaagaaatgttAATCAGTGAAGAGGAAATACCGTTCAAAGATGACCCAAGAGATGAGACTTACAAGCCCCACCTTGAAAG ggAAACCCCAAAGCCACGGAGAAAATCAGGGaaggtgaaagaagagaaagaaaagaaagaaattaaagtggaAGTAGAAGTAGAGGTTAAAgaagagaatgaaattagggaagaTGAGGAGCCTCCTAGGAA GAGAGGGAGAAGGCGGAAAGATGACAAAAGTCCACGTTTACCCAAAAGGAG GAAAAAACCTCCAATCCAGTATGTGCGTTGTGAGATGGAAGGATGTGGGACTGTTCTTGCTCACCCTCGCTATTTGCAG CACCACATTAAGTACCAgcatttgctgaaaaaaaaatatgtatgtccCCATCCCTCCTGTGGACGACTCTTCAGGCTCCAGAAACAACTTTTGCGGCATGCTAAACATCATACAG aTCAGAGGGATTATATCTGTGAATATTGTGCTCGGGCCTTCAAGAGTTCCCACAATCTGGCAGTACACCGGATGATTCATACGGGCGAGAAGCCATTACA ATGCGAGATCTGTGGATTTACTTGTCGACAAAAGGCATCCCTTAATTGGCACATGAAGAAACATGATGCAGACTCCTTCTACCAGTTTTCTTGCAATATCTGTGGCAAAAAATTTGAGAAGAAGGACAGTGTAGTGGCACACAAAGCAAAAAGCCACCCTGAGGTGCTGATTGCAGAAGCTTTGGCAGCCAATGCAGGCGCCCTCATCACCAGCACAGATATCTTGGGCACTAACCCAGAGCCCCTGACACAACCTGCAGATGCTCAGgggcttcctcttcttcctgagcCCTTGGGAAACTCAACATCTGGAGAGTGCCTACTGCTAGAAGCTGAAGGGATGTCAAAATCATACTGCAGTGGGACAGAACGGGTGAGCCTTATGGCTGACGGGAAGATCTTTGTAGGAAGTGGCAGCAGTGGGGGCACTGAAGGGCTGGTCATGAACTCGGATATACTCGGTGCTACCACAGAGGTTCTCATTGAAGATACAGACTCCACTGGGCCCTAG
- the Zfp91 gene encoding E3 ubiquitin-protein ligase ZFP91 isoform X1 produces the protein MPGETEEPRSPEQQDQEGGQSAAADAASDEPRPGVAAAAAAAAVAAAPAGTASSRVLRGGRDRGRAAAAAAAAVSRRRKAEYPRRRRSSPSHRPPDALGQQPAAAKPPSPAQGKKSPRLQCVEKITTDKDPKEEKEDDSVLPQEVSITTTRPSRGWRSSSRTSISRLRDTENTRSSRSKTGSLQLVCKSEPITDQLDYDVPEEHQSPGGISSDEEEEEEEEMLISEEEIPFKDDPRDETYKPHLERETPKPRRKSGKVKEEKEKKEIKVEVEVEVKEENEIREDEEPPRKRGRRRKDDKSPRLPKRRKKPPIQYVRCEMEGCGTVLAHPRYLQHHIKYQHLLKKKYVCPHPSCGRLFRLQKQLLRHAKHHTDQRDYICEYCARAFKSSHNLAVHRMIHTGEKPLQCEICGFTCRQKASLNWHMKKHDADSFYQFSCNICGKKFEKKDSVVAHKAKSHPEVLIAEALAANAGALITSTDILGTNPEPLTQPADAQGLPLLPEPLGNSTSGECLLLEAEGMSKSYCSGTERVSLMADGKIFVGSGSSGGTEGLVMNSDILGATTEVLIEDTDSTGP, from the exons ATGCCGGGGGAGACGGAGGAGCCGCGATCCCCGGAGCAGCAGGACCAGGAAGGGGGCCAGTCAGCGGCGGCCGACGCGGCTTCGGACGAGCCCCGGCCCGgcgtggcggcggcggcggctgcggcggcggtggcggcggcgccTGCGGGGACCGCGAGCAGCCGCGTGCTGAGGGGAGGTCGGGACCGAGGCCGGGCCGctgcggccgccgccgccgctgtgTCCCGCCGGAGGAAGGCCGAGTACCCCCGCCGGCGCAGGAGCAGCCCCAGCCACAGGCCTCCCGACGCCCTCGGGCAGCAGCCCGCGGCCGCGAAGCCCCCGTCTCCTGCTCAGGGCAAGAAGAGTCCGCGACTCCA GTGTGTAGAAAAAATAACAACTGATAAAG ATcccaaggaagaaaaagaagatgattCTGTCCTCCCTCAGGAAGTTTCCATTACTACAACTAGACCTAGCCGGGGCTGGCGCAGTAGTAGCAGGACATCTATCTCTCGCCTTCGAGACACTGAGAACACTCGGAGCTCCAGGTCCAAGACTGGCTCGTTGCAACTCGTCTGCAAGTCAGAACCAATTACAGATCAACTTGATTATG ACGTTCCAGAAGAACATCAGTCTCCCGGTGGCATTAG tagtgatgaggaagaggaggaggaagaagaaatgttAATCAGTGAAGAGGAAATACCGTTCAAAGATGACCCAAGAGATGAGACTTACAAGCCCCACCTTGAAAG ggAAACCCCAAAGCCACGGAGAAAATCAGGGaaggtgaaagaagagaaagaaaagaaagaaattaaagtggaAGTAGAAGTAGAGGTTAAAgaagagaatgaaattagggaagaTGAGGAGCCTCCTAGGAA GAGAGGGAGAAGGCGGAAAGATGACAAAAGTCCACGTTTACCCAAAAGGAG GAAAAAACCTCCAATCCAGTATGTGCGTTGTGAGATGGAAGGATGTGGGACTGTTCTTGCTCACCCTCGCTATTTGCAG CACCACATTAAGTACCAgcatttgctgaaaaaaaaatatgtatgtccCCATCCCTCCTGTGGACGACTCTTCAGGCTCCAGAAACAACTTTTGCGGCATGCTAAACATCATACAG aTCAGAGGGATTATATCTGTGAATATTGTGCTCGGGCCTTCAAGAGTTCCCACAATCTGGCAGTACACCGGATGATTCATACGGGCGAGAAGCCATTACA ATGCGAGATCTGTGGATTTACTTGTCGACAAAAGGCATCCCTTAATTGGCACATGAAGAAACATGATGCAGACTCCTTCTACCAGTTTTCTTGCAATATCTGTGGCAAAAAATTTGAGAAGAAGGACAGTGTAGTGGCACACAAAGCAAAAAGCCACCCTGAGGTGCTGATTGCAGAAGCTTTGGCAGCCAATGCAGGCGCCCTCATCACCAGCACAGATATCTTGGGCACTAACCCAGAGCCCCTGACACAACCTGCAGATGCTCAGgggcttcctcttcttcctgagcCCTTGGGAAACTCAACATCTGGAGAGTGCCTACTGCTAGAAGCTGAAGGGATGTCAAAATCATACTGCAGTGGGACAGAACGGGTGAGCCTTATGGCTGACGGGAAGATCTTTGTAGGAAGTGGCAGCAGTGGGGGCACTGAAGGGCTGGTCATGAACTCGGATATACTCGGTGCTACCACAGAGGTTCTCATTGAAGATACAGACTCCACTGGGCCCTAG